The genomic region CCATGAGCCGGCGGCGCGAGCCGTGCATCGCAAGCCCGCGGTCGCTGAAACCGCCGATCAGCGGATCGATGATCACGTCCCACACCTTGGCGGCCGTGACGAGGATGCCCGCGGCCAGCGCCGCGACCCCGAGCGTGTCTGTCAGATAGAAGACGAGCACCAGGCCGGGAAGGGTGGAGAACCCGCCCGTGCCGAGCGAGCCGATGGCATAGCGAACGACGGTGGGTCGGGAGAGCGCCGTCGGGATCGGCGCGGATCGCTGCGTTGCGGTCACCCGAGAATCCTACGGTGTGCGCGACGGCCGACGGACACGCGCGGTGCGGCCGGGCATCCCGACCCGACAGCGTTCCGCTGAGGAGCGGAGGACGGGCTGAGGCCGAAGCGCCCTATGTCGCCTCGGAATCGAACGGCGGCAGATCGCCTGAGTCGAGTCTGCCCGTCTTGGCGGGTCTGCTCAGCGTGGGCGCCGGCTCGTCGTCGAGCAGCGCGTCGCGGATGATGCGGCGCGGATCGTACTGCCGGGGATCGAGCTTGCGCCAGTCGACGTCGTCGAACTCGGGGCCGAGCTCCTCGCGCATCTTCTCGGTGGCGTTGGTGGCCATGTTGCGCAGATTGCGTGTCCACTGGGCCAACTGCGACGCGAATTTCGGCAACCGGTTGGGGCCGATGAGAAAGACGGCGATCACACCGATGATCACCAGCTTCTCCATGGTCAAACCGAACACCCGTACAGAGTAACCCGTGCAACCTGGCACAACGTGCGCCGTGAGTGTCTCGTTACCCGCCGTCTCGACGCCTCGGCCCGCTGCTCGGGTCTTCGTCGTCTGCCGTCGGGCGCGCGGCACGAAGGATGACGGCCCTCTGAGCCGTATTGTTGAGCGGAGGAAGGAACGTCAGTGTCTCATCACGATCAGAGCTGGAAGTTCGCGTCCGACATCGTCTCGGAGCCCGAAGCCATCCAGGCGGCGCGGTCGCAGTCGCTCGAACTCGGCGTCGAGCCCGTCGCGCCCGCGATCGGCGCTCAGGCCGCCGTCATCACCGCGGCCTCCCGCGCCACGAGCATCCTCGAGGTCGGCACGGGTGTCGGGGTGTCAGGGCTCTGGCTGCTCCGCGGCGCTCCGCACGCCACGCTCACCTCCATCGACGTCGAGCCGGACCACCTGCACAGCGCACGGTCCAACTTCACCGAGGCGGGCGTGCTGCCCTCCCGTGTGAGACTCATCACCGGCCGCGCGCGCGACGTGCTGCCGCGCATGAACGAGAACGCTTACGACGTCGTCTTCGTCGACGCCGATCCGGCGGGCGTCATCGAGTACGTCGAGCACGCGCTGCGCCTCGCTCGCCCCGGCGGCATCGTGCTCGTCGCTCACGCGCTCTGGAAGGGGCGCGTCGCCGACCCGACGCAGCGCGACGAGACGACCACCGGGTTCCGCACGCTGGTGACCGAGATCACGGCGTCCCCCGCCGTCGTCGGCGCGCTCAGCACCGTCGGCGACGGACTGCTGCAGATCGCGAAGCTCGGCGACTGATCCGAGTTCCGTGGGTTGAGGAGCCGCGTAGCGGCGTCGATGTGCCGCGCGCTCGTCAACCCATGAACGGGAGCGGAAATCGAACGAGAGCGGATGCCGTGGCATCCGCTCTCGTTCGTGTTGCGTTCTGAAGGTCGTCAGCTGCCCGAGATGACCTCTCCGAGCACATCGTGCAGCTCCTGAGCCTCGGCGTCATTGACCGAGACGACGAGCCGGCCTCCACCTTCGAGAGGTACGCGCACGATGATGAGGCGTCCCTCCTTCACAGCCTCCATGGGTCCGTCTCCGGTTCTCGGCTTCATGGCCGCCATGTAGCTCCCCCTTTCGTGGATGTCCCTCTATTATCCGCCATCGAGTGAACCCGTACGAAATCCCTGTCCACCGCGCGGCGTCATCTTCGGGGATGTCGGGCGTGAAGAGGTCTCGCCCGATCGCCGATTCCGCGGCTCATCGCACACAGGACCGTCGCGTGGATCACGGCGGAGACCAGTCGTAACCGTCGACGCCCCAGCAGATCAGCAGCCACCCCCACTGCAGTGCGAGGAACAGCAACACCATGCCGATGCGATACGCCTTGCTCTTGGGCTGGGCGAGCGCGCCGGCCAGTGGCGCCATCGGCGCGAGAATCCGGAACGTGCTCGACTGCGGGAAGAAGACGGCCAGCAGGTAGAGCGCGTACGAGACGACCCACAGCCGCAGGTCGACGCCGAGCCGGCGCACCGCCGGACTGAACATCCAGATCGCGAAGAGGGCGAGCACCACCACGAGCGTGATGTAGCCGAGCCACGGAGACACCTGCAAGAACTGGCCGAACCACCACTGCGCGCCCTGGAACCACGGTGTGAACGGAACGAGGTGCACGCGGCCGATGTAGTCAGCACGCCAGGTGAGCTCCGTCGCCGTGTAGGCATCCGGCACGCCAGTGACCCACCCTGCGATCGCAGGCCAGGCGAGCCCGGCCACGAGCGCCACGACGGTCACCGTGATGGATGCCACCAGCTCCCGCACCGAGAACCCGTCTCGTTTGCGCACGAACCAGCGGTACACCACGTGCAGGCCCATCGCGAGCGCGAAGGCCAGCCCGCTGGGCCGCGTGAACGCCATGATCACGACGGGGATGAGCATCCACCAATAGCGCCGTTTCATCATGAGGTAGAGCGCCAGCATGAGCAGGAACAGGTACATCGACTCGGCGTACGCCACCTGGAACATCGGAGAGGTGGGGCCCACGCAGAACAGCACCGTGGCGAACAGGCTCGTCGACCAGGCGAGCCGCGACGCCATCATGCGGTAGAAGACGAGGGCCGCGGCCAGCCCGAACGCGAACGAGACGAACACGGCCGCCACTTCCCATGGCAGGAAGGTGATCGTCATGACGAAGCGCACGACCACCGGATACGCCGGAAGGAACGCCCACGCGTTCTGCTGCACCGTGCCGTCGTCGCCGAGCGGAAGGGTGCGCGGGTAGCCGCTTTCGGCCACGATCTGATACCAGCGGCCGTCCCAGATGTTCGCGAAACTGAAGTAGTCGGGGTGCGCGCCCGTCCACGGGTTGGCGCCCTGCACGCTCGCCAGCACGAGCATCATCACCGTGGTGATCACCCGTGCCAGCAGGTACACGACAGTCACCTTGCCCCACCACGGCACGAGCCGGTAATGCAGACGGATGCCCGGCGACAGCCGCCGCCTGCGCGGCCTCACCGTCGCCGCGCTGTCGGTCGCGGTCACCGCGCCGTCAGCCAGCGACGCAACGCCTGCTCGCAGGCGACGATCTCCGACAGCGCCACCCGCTCGTCGTCGGCGTGCGCCTTGAGCGCGTCGCCCGGACCGTAATTGACGGCGGGAATGCCGAGCGCCGCGAACCGTGCAACATCGGTCCACCCGTACTTCGGCTTCGCCTCGGCTCCGACGGCCGCGAGGAACTCCTGTGCGAAGGGGGTGTCGAGTCCCGGTCGCGCGCCCTCCGCGAGATCGACGACGGTCACGCGGTGCTCGCCGAACAGCTCGTTCAGGTGCGCGACGGCCTCCTCGCCGCTGCGGCTCGGTGCGAAGCGGTAGTTGACGTGCACGACGCAGTCGTCGGGTATGACGTTGGTAGCCACTCCTCCGCGGATCATCACGGCGTTCAGCGCCTCCCGATATACGAGCCCGTCGACCTCGACCTCGCGCGGCGTGTACTCCGCGAGCGTCGTGAGAACGGGCGCGGCCTTGTGGATGGCGTTGTCACCGACCCACGGACGCGCGGCGTGCGCACGCAGCCCGCTCAGGTGCACGTCGACCCGCAGCGTTCCATTGCAGCCGCCCTCGACATCCGCGCCGCTCGGCTCGCCCAGAATGGCGAAGTCCGCCTCGAGCAGATCGGGCCGATCGACAGAGAGCCTGCGCAGTCCGTTGAGCTCGCTGGCCACCTCTTCGTTGTCGTACCAGAGCCACGTGATGTCGTAGCGAGGATCGACGAGCTCGGCCGCGAGCGACAGCTGTACGGCGACGCCGGCCTTCATGTCCACGGTGCCGCGACCCCACAGGTAGTCGACGCCCCCCAGCGACTCGTACCTGGTCGGGAGGTTGTCGTTGACGGGGACCGTGTCGATGTGCCCGGCGATCGCCACCCGCTGGGCGCGACCCAGGTTCGTGCGCGCGATCACGTTGTTGCCGATGCGCGCCACCGTCAGGTGCGCGCAAGGGCTCAGAGCGTGTTCGATGGCATCCGCCAGCTCCTTCTCGTTTCCGGAGACGGACTCGATGTCGCAGATCGCGCGGGTCAGTTCGACGGGGCCGGCCGAGAGGTCGAGAGGCATGCTACTAACCTAAAGGAATGCCCTTCGCCGAACCTGACGCCGCCATGCCCGCCGACGCCGCCACCGGCGACACGAAGGCACGCGCCTGGGGCTACGGCCTGGTCACCACAGCGGGCGATGGAACGGTTCTCGACGCCTGGTTCCCCACGCCCCGACTCGCCGCTCTGCCCGACGGCCGCGAGCCGCTGCTCGTGCCTGCCGCGCTCGAGGCGCAGACCGGCCAGGATGCCCGCCGCAACGTGCGCCTCGACGCGCGCGCCGTCGAGGTGGAGCTCACGTCTCCGGTGACGAGCACCCCCGACGCCTATCTCCGGCTGCACCTGCTGTCCCATCTGCTGGTGGCGCCGAACACGATCAACCTCGACGGCATCTTCAGCCACCTCCCCATCGTGGCGTGGACCAACGCGGGGCCGATGCACCTCGACGACTACGCGGGGCGCCGTGCGCAGCTGCAGAGGGCCGGCATCCAGGCGAGCGGCATCGACAAGTTCCCGCGTCTGCTCGATTACGTCGTGCCGGAGCGTGTGCGCATCGCGGATGCCTCGCGCGTGCGGCTCGGCGCCCACCTCGCCCCCGGCACCACGGTGATGCACGAGGGCTTCGTGAACTACAACGCGGGCACGCTCGGCGCTTCGATGGTCGAGGGCCGCATCTCGCAGGGCGTCGTCGTCGGCGACGGCTCGGACGTGGGCGGCGGAGCGTCGATCATGGGCACGCTGTCCGGCGGCGGAACCCAGCGCGTCTCGATCGGCGAGCGCTCGCTGCTCGGCGCCAACAGCGGCATCGGCATCTCCATCGGCGACGACTGCATCGTCGAGGCCGGGCTCTACGTGACCGCCGGCACCAAGGTGGTGCTCGTCGGTGCGGCGCCGAACGCGTCCGGGGGGCCGCAGACGGTGAAGGCTCTCGAGCTGTCCGGCGTGCCGAATCTCTTGTTCCGGCGCAATTCGCTCACCGGAGCCGTCGAGGTGCTGCAGCGGGCCGGCGAAGGGATCCGGCTCAACTCGGTGCTGCACGCCTGAGTTCCAGCAGCGCCGAGGGTTGAGGAGCACGCGGCGACAGCCGCGCGCGTCTCGAAACCCGACCGCTCGCCGAGCCCGGGTTTCGAGACGCACGCTTCGGGTGCTCCTCAACCCGCGGTGCTCCCCAACCGTCCCATGCGAGCGCCCGTCCGGCATGCCGATACCATGTTCGCGGGGGCTGCACGAAGGAGTGAAGTGGGTACCGATGCACCGCGCCTGTCACGGCGTCATCCGTTCTGGCGTTTCCTCGCAATCCTGCTCGTCATTCTTCTCACGCTGACCGTCGTCGCCGGCGTGCTCGGCTTCTGGACGGTCACTCGCTCGTTCCCGCAGACCTCGGGAAACATCGACATCCCCGGGCTGAAAGCACCGGTGAGCGTGCAGCGCGATGATGCCGGCATTCCGCAGATCACGGCATCCAACTCCCACGACCTGTTCCTCGCCGAGGGCTACGTGCACGCGCAGGACCGGTTCTGGGAGATGGACTTCCGTCGGCACGTCACCGCAGGGCGGCTCAGCGAGCTGTTCGGCAAGAGCCAGCTCGGCACCGACGAGTTCATCCGCACGCTCGGCTGGCGCAACGTGGCCGAGCAGGAGGTGAAGCAGATGGATGCCACCACGCTCTCCTACTACCAGGCCTACGCCGACGGCGTGAACGCCTATCTCGCCCATCACAAGGGCGCAGACATCTCGCTCGAGTATGCGGTGCTCGGCCTGCAGACACCCGGCTACACGCCGGAGAAGTGGACGCCGGCGGACTCCGTGTCGTGGCTGAAGGCGATGGCGTGGGACCTGCGGTCCAACCTCGAGGACGAGCTCGACCGCGCGCTTCTGGCGACGAAGCTCACCGCGACGGACATCGCGACGCTGCACCCCACCTACCCGTACTCGTCGCACCCCACCATCACGGATGCCGGCAGCGGCGACCCCGCGCGCGTCGCCGAGTCGAGCGCCTCCGCATCGACCACCGCCGACGTCTCCTCGTCTGCCACGTCAGACGGGACGGACGAGGCTGCCGCAGCATCCGACATCGCCGCGCTCGCCTCGAGCGTGCAGGCGTCGGCGGCCGAGGTGCCGCAGCTCCTCGGCATCAACAGCGACGACATCGGCTCCAACTCGTGGGTGGTGTCCGGATCGCACACCTCGACGGGCAAGCCGCTGCTCTCCAACGACCCGCACCTCGGGCCCGCAGCCCCGAGCATCTGGTATCAGGTGGGACTGCACTGCTCCACCGTGAGCGCGGCCTGCCCGTTCGACGTGGCCGGCTACAGCTTCTCGGGGCTGCCTGGCGTGATCATCGGCCACAACGACAAGATCGCCTGGGGCTTCACCAATCTCGGCCCCGATGTGACCGACCTCTATCTCGAGCGACTCGACGGCGACGGCTATCTCTACGACGGCAAGAAGCAGGCGTTCACCACGCGCAAGGAGACGATCAAGGTCGCCGGCGGCTCGCCCGTGACCATCACGGTGCGCTCCACGATCCACGGGCCACTGCTCTCCGGCGGCGACTACGACACGGTGACGAAGAGCCATCGCACCTCCAGCGGCGACATCCCCGGCGGCAAGTACGCCCTCTCGCTGCAGTGGACGGCCCTCACGCCCGGCCATACCGCCGAGTCGATCTTCATCCTCGACAAGGCAACGGACTGGAACGGGTTCCGCGCGGCGGCGCGCGAGTTCGACGTTCCGGCGCAGAACCTCATCTACGCCGACACGGCAGGCAACATCGGTTACCAGGCGCCCGGCCTC from Humibacter ginsenosidimutans harbors:
- a CDS encoding sec-independent translocase, translated to MFGLTMEKLVIIGVIAVFLIGPNRLPKFASQLAQWTRNLRNMATNATEKMREELGPEFDDVDWRKLDPRQYDPRRIIRDALLDDEPAPTLSRPAKTGRLDSGDLPPFDSEAT
- a CDS encoding O-methyltransferase, whose protein sequence is MSHHDQSWKFASDIVSEPEAIQAARSQSLELGVEPVAPAIGAQAAVITAASRATSILEVGTGVGVSGLWLLRGAPHATLTSIDVEPDHLHSARSNFTEAGVLPSRVRLITGRARDVLPRMNENAYDVVFVDADPAGVIEYVEHALRLARPGGIVLVAHALWKGRVADPTQRDETTTGFRTLVTEITASPAVVGALSTVGDGLLQIAKLGD
- a CDS encoding DUF3117 domain-containing protein, encoding MAAMKPRTGDGPMEAVKEGRLIIVRVPLEGGGRLVVSVNDAEAQELHDVLGEVISGS
- the dapE gene encoding succinyl-diaminopimelate desuccinylase; this translates as MPLDLSAGPVELTRAICDIESVSGNEKELADAIEHALSPCAHLTVARIGNNVIARTNLGRAQRVAIAGHIDTVPVNDNLPTRYESLGGVDYLWGRGTVDMKAGVAVQLSLAAELVDPRYDITWLWYDNEEVASELNGLRRLSVDRPDLLEADFAILGEPSGADVEGGCNGTLRVDVHLSGLRAHAARPWVGDNAIHKAAPVLTTLAEYTPREVEVDGLVYREALNAVMIRGGVATNVIPDDCVVHVNYRFAPSRSGEEAVAHLNELFGEHRVTVVDLAEGARPGLDTPFAQEFLAAVGAEAKPKYGWTDVARFAALGIPAVNYGPGDALKAHADDERVALSEIVACEQALRRWLTAR
- the dapD gene encoding 2,3,4,5-tetrahydropyridine-2,6-dicarboxylate N-succinyltransferase — protein: MPFAEPDAAMPADAATGDTKARAWGYGLVTTAGDGTVLDAWFPTPRLAALPDGREPLLVPAALEAQTGQDARRNVRLDARAVEVELTSPVTSTPDAYLRLHLLSHLLVAPNTINLDGIFSHLPIVAWTNAGPMHLDDYAGRRAQLQRAGIQASGIDKFPRLLDYVVPERVRIADASRVRLGAHLAPGTTVMHEGFVNYNAGTLGASMVEGRISQGVVVGDGSDVGGGASIMGTLSGGGTQRVSIGERSLLGANSGIGISIGDDCIVEAGLYVTAGTKVVLVGAAPNASGGPQTVKALELSGVPNLLFRRNSLTGAVEVLQRAGEGIRLNSVLHA
- a CDS encoding penicillin acylase family protein, with the protein product MGTDAPRLSRRHPFWRFLAILLVILLTLTVVAGVLGFWTVTRSFPQTSGNIDIPGLKAPVSVQRDDAGIPQITASNSHDLFLAEGYVHAQDRFWEMDFRRHVTAGRLSELFGKSQLGTDEFIRTLGWRNVAEQEVKQMDATTLSYYQAYADGVNAYLAHHKGADISLEYAVLGLQTPGYTPEKWTPADSVSWLKAMAWDLRSNLEDELDRALLATKLTATDIATLHPTYPYSSHPTITDAGSGDPARVAESSASASTTADVSSSATSDGTDEAAAASDIAALASSVQASAAEVPQLLGINSDDIGSNSWVVSGSHTSTGKPLLSNDPHLGPAAPSIWYQVGLHCSTVSAACPFDVAGYSFSGLPGVIIGHNDKIAWGFTNLGPDVTDLYLERLDGDGYLYDGKKQAFTTRKETIKVAGGSPVTITVRSTIHGPLLSGGDYDTVTKSHRTSSGDIPGGKYALSLQWTALTPGHTAESIFILDKATDWNGFRAAAREFDVPAQNLIYADTAGNIGYQAPGLIPIRKQGDGTTITPGWSSAYGWTGYIPFDQLPSAYNPKAGYIVTANNAAVGPSFAQNLTKDWDAGYRADRITHDLQKLIKAGTKITSADMSRIDADTYDANAAALVPVLTSIHLDSGTARAVDLLKKWNFHDDEGSAAAAYFNIFWRNLLHDAFGRKLPAGSQPAGGDRWFQVVDSLIDQPDSSWWVDEKLGIGNRDEMFAYAADQAYREAVKLMGPDSSQWKWGDIHTLEVTNQSFGASGIAPIEWLFNRGPYRLGGGSSVVDAVGWDASQGYEVDWVPSMRQVVDLGDFDHSTWINLTGDSGHAFNPHYMDQTPLWQHNKTRSWPFSKDAVAKATQDTLTLTPASR